GCGAGGttttcaaaaatctgcaaaaaaaaaaagaaaaaaaagaaaaaaaaaaaaagaaaaaggaaaacaaatttTTAGAGACAAccaaataacaaaaagatattACTAGGATCCAAACACACCCGCAGTGGTAGTGATgaagtaaaaaaatagtaaattatacaGGAACAAGTAGAAGATTTGCAATCGACATAAGGATGAGATAGATGATGGATCATTTTCTTCGGTTCAGAAACAACTCTTACCTGAGTCAATCTCAATCATAAACAggaacatatacatatacatagaaCATAGAAAGATAGCTAAAATATACGGTTCGTGGGACCATAGAGCCTATAATATATGTCCCAGTAATAAATGGGTAACGTGATAAAGTGCCTGAACATTTTGCatattatattgtattttaAAGTACTTACAACTACATCTAGCATGTTTACCCACCGATACAATAATTCAAAGCAATTTGCTCAGTGCATAAATTGATGAAGGCACGTCGTGTAGTTGTAGAATAaattgactcttttttttttcttttttttttttttgctctttcgattggattttttttttttttattccttttgggtgcatttggttcgagttatcctgtcAGGATTACGGGCAATCatgccaggataactgtgtttggttaatttgcTATATAATCtagtagcattacaaatcgagcaggNaaaaaaaaaaaaaaaaatgatagtaggaaatagaaatttaaagttttaatattgtgaaaagataaataaaaattataatgcaCCGATCACACTACACTTGTAAATaacatttttttcatttcatcatCTCACAATTTTTCAgtctaaattttaagttaactCTCTAATTCTTAAAACTTAAATGGCTTCtcagtttttgaatttttaattttctgaatCGTTACACCAAGTAGagtagataaaaataaatggaacTACGGAAGACTCCCTCGGCTATAGTCTACTTCCGAATGGCTTtgatgtattttttatataaatgatatattttttaatttttattttttcaaatttatacgAGCTTAGTTTTATTAAGTTTTTCAGCAATCTATCGTATTAATGGTTTtaataaacttaaaatatataatgaatTTAACACAAAAAAAACAGGGAAGAGGCCTATCAatgggaaaaataaaattaatggaCCGTTTTCAGAACAGCTATAGTTGAGAGGGTCTCCGAGCATTTTCACCCATAGATTATTTGTCCACTATTCCACCTAAACTTAaaattcagtaaaaaaaaaaaaaaacccgtaGAAATATGTACTGAGTCGTCGTCGTCTCCTCTCGTTCTGTgcaccctctcctctccttctcttctcctctttcgagctcctctctctctctctctctctatctctctctctctttaatcgcatggggagctccggcgaagtggcggtggcggcgctcctcctcctcctcctcccatggCTTCTCGCCATGTCTCCCGCCGACGGCTTCTACCTCCCCGGTGTCGCCCCGCGCGATTTCCAGAAGGTGAGATCATCTTTCTCGAGTTCGATCGCAGGTCGTAGTTTATGTAACTAGTGTTTCAGTTTTTGATTCGATCTTTTGTTTGAGATAATGGTTTCTTATGCTCTTCTTCTAGTTCATCTCACTGGATTGACCTAGGACGACGTAGATTTGTGTCGCGGTTCTGCTTACTTTTGTTTGAGTTATTTTACGGATCGTTGGGAGTTGTTAGGTCTGTTGAAGAAGATAGTTCACGTAATGTAAGTTTAGCTGGTGTAATTACGGAATGTGTTTAATGTCGATTCCAGAAATGTTCTTTAAAAACCTTGTCTTTGTACTAAATTTTTGTACTTAGAAGGGCGTTTGCTCAAAAATAGCTGGATCCCCTCATGATTCTATTTACTATGTGAATCTCTCAACTGATCAGCAGTTTGTTTTAATGGGAAAGAGTGAATAGTTGAGAATTCAATTTTGTGGATCAGAACAGATAATAGTGTTTACTTGGATAGAATAACTGAAGCAGAGCTTAATTGGGCTGTGGTACAGAATGAGATTGAGTCAGGTGTAATTGCGTAATAATAGTTGTCGAGTGAGGCATTGGGAATCTCTTGAGGTGGTTTGGATCATCTCATTTCTCGGCAGaaattattcaatttatatGGGGATTGCTTTAATGGAAAGTTGGGTTAAGCATTTTGAACCGAGAAAAAAGCTGCGAAAACAAATAGTGAATGCTGTCAATTTCAAATGGCAGATAAATTGGGTTTAAATTTGTTGTGAAGATGTGTCTAGATCAAATTAATAGTTGCTTTATTGTTTTGGGAGCTTTCAGATGATTTAAGTTGTAGGCTAGGGTGTTTAAAGATGTTTTAACTTGGTCAAGTTCCAAGAAAAAGTAGCTATCTGCTGGtatagagtggaagtcaaaatATTGATGGTTATTTAATCATGCTTGATCTTTTTACATTCTAAATAATCGGCTGAATTACATTTACCTTTATCTTGAAGATCTGGCAAAATTTACTGGGCAAGATTATGTGTTCTTCATCTTCATTGTGTATGTTAATATTTTGTGACTGTATATTGCTGAGTTGCCCATAAAATGGCTGCCTGTTTCCCTTGCCAGTTTatgtctttttttaaaaaaatcttctttGAGATTGTTTTATGCTCTTTGTTCTCCACAAAGAATTTATGaaagaatttttgtttttgttgttacACAAATTGTTTTTATAATTCCACCGATTATGCAGTTATATGATCATTCTCCACCTTTTTGCAGGACGATGAACTTCAAGTGAAAGTGAACAAGCTTTCATCTACAAAGACGCAACTTCCTTATGACTACTATTTCTTGGACTATTGCAAGCCTCCCAACATTGTGAACAGTGCTGAGAACTTGGGGGAGGTTCTTCGTGGCGATCGAATTGAGAATTCTGTCTATGCAGTGAGTAATCTTCAATTCACCTTTTTGTTAAATAGTAGTAGGAAGATCAGTTATAAGGAttagtattttgtttggttggttAACTGTGCTTGGCGTGTATGATTCAACACAGTTCAAAATGGGAAGGGATGAGAGTTGCAAAGTGGCATGTCGCACCAAGCTTACTCAGCAAGCTGTGAAGAAATTCAAAGAAAAGATAGATGATGAATACCGAGTCAACATGTAAGTAGTTAGTTTGTGTGTCTTTCCTACCAATTATTCACAGtacaaagattttttttgtaaaattgtcTAGTTTATTGTTATAAATGTccagttttttcttttccacttACTTTTGTGATCGCTATCTTTTTTGTGTTAACGATGCTTTTGATATTTACACCTTTTAGGATCTTGGATAATCTTCCTGTTGCAGTTCCTAGGCAAAGAAGAGATGGAAGCGATGCATTAAGCTATGAACATGGTTTCGCAGTTGGTTATAAGGTAACTAACACTCTGTTTTGAGTAGCAATTGTCAAACTCTTTATGGCAAGTTCCTTTGTTGGTTGATTTTGATTAACTACAATGCATCCAGGACAAGGATGACAAGTATTACATAGACAATCACTTGAGTTTCAAAGTCATGTACCATGAAGACCAAGAGACTGAGGATGCTCGTATTGTTGGTTTTGAGGTGATTCCAAGCAggtgaattttttctttttccttctgtGTTCTTTTCTTGTCACATATAGTGTTGGCATATTTATGGTTAAGTTGCTGGATTTCAGTCCTCTTGAGGAACAACAATCTATTGGGCAGCTCTAATACAAATTATTCTAACCCTACTAACAACAGACCAGAGGAAGTGATGGAGCTTGGATGGCAAGAATAGAATTTTATAGCCAATATTTGTAGTACCTTTAGGAATCATGCATTTTGAAAACTATCTGAGGAGACTCGTGTGCTTCTTCATTGTGGCCTTGCAGATTTAGTTTTATGATGCTTTTTTGATCTTATTATATATTGTGTTCTGCCGGCATTGGATGGAAATCTAGTCAAATCAAAGTCCCAGGTCAAAATTATGCAGTACAGAAAATGGACTAAACTGACTGTTTCTGACTGGTTCAAACTGGTATCTTTCTTTCCAAATATCGAACGGAACCTTAATCAAATGAATTTTCTGATACTCTGTTTCAGACGATAATTTTATGTATGTTGGTTGCCTTTGGTGCTCAATAAAAGTTCATCTTTGCTTACAGTTATCAGGGCGTATTAAGATATAAAGAGGTATCTGTACAAGATTACACAGTTGAAGCTGATAATTGTTCCATTGCAGTTTTAATGCGTTGGTACCAAATTATCAGGCGCAGTGTCCATTTTAATTTGCTACTCAAATAATATATCTTCATGAAGAATAGCATTTAACTGCTTTCTTTAATTTAGTTCTCTTGTTAACAATTTCTGTTCTATATACAGTGTAAAGCATAAATACAGTGAATGGGATGATAAAAACCCTAAATTGTCAACATGCAATGCTCAGATAACTCCAGGCGGCCAAACTCCCCAGGAAGTAGCTGCAGATGCTTACATTGTATTCACATATGATGTTTCTTTCCAGGTACATTCCTATTCTTTTTTAACTTGTCTTCATTTCTATTTTGCACTCAGTCATTTGAGTAGAAAGTACGCTTCTTTCTTGATTTTGCAACTTCTATTTTCTTCTTACACTCTAGTGATTTTGGACCAAAAGGGTCTTTCCTGGGCTGGAAGGTCCCTACCTACTAAGTGCCTATCAGCCCTGTATCTGTTTGTTGCCTTTTGCTACAAGCAGcccgtccttttttttttgctctcaaCTACAGCTGCTTCCAGTAGAGCATTTCACAAATTAAATAATCAGGACCTTCTAGTACAATAGAAAGCCGAAATGAGATTCTTTGCTGAAAAAGTAGAAGCTCTAATCTGGAGCTGCCTCTTCTGCTATGAAGAGAAGCTGTATGAGAAATTTTAATGTAGTGCTTTAATAGAGTGCTTCTCCTAGTATTACCCTACAAAAAGGCCAAACAACCAAACAGGCTTTGAATAAATAATGGAGGGATTCATTGAAAGGCAGCCAGATAACATTTGagtctataaataaatatatttcggCCCAAAGTTGCAAAGATGAAAGAAGGGCCCAAACTGCAAAATCAGGAAATTAGATTGGTCATTTTCACAAAACCACCTTTGGATTCTCACATCCTCTTCTGTTTTGCTCATATCTCAGCCTAGTGACATCAAATGGGCATCTCGCTGGGACACTTACCTTCTCATGAATGATGAGCAAATTCACTGGTTTTCAATCATCAACTCTCTAGTGATTGTCCTCTTTCTCTCTGGCATGGTAGCGATGATCATGTTAAGAACACTCTATAGGGATATAGCAAACTATAACCAACTAGATAATCAGGACGAAGCTCAGGAAGAAACTGGATGGAAACTTGTTCATGGTGACGTATTCCGCCCTCCCATCCATTCCGGCCTACTCTGCGCTTACGTGGGAACTGGAGTTCAGTTTTTTGGGATGACACTTGTCACAATGATATTCGCCCTGCTAGGGTTTCTATCCCCCTCCAACCGCGGGGCCCTTATGACTGCTTTGGTCCTATTATGGGTTTTTATGGGCCTATTCGCAGGATATTCCTCATCCCGCCTCTATAAAATGTTCAAAGGCACAGAGTGGAAGAAGATAACCCTAAAAACTGCATTCATGTTCCCTGGTATAGTCTTcgccatcttcttcttcctgaaTGCATTGATCTGGGGGGAGAAGTCATCAGGAGCTGTTCCTTTCGGGACTATGTTCGCTTTGGTTCTCCTTTGGTTTGGCATTTCAGTTCCTTTAGTCTTTCTTGGCAGTTACCTAGGGTTCAAGAAGCCGGCTATTGAGGACCCTGTGAAAACCAACAAAATTCCTAGGCAAATCCCTGAGGTGGGATGGTACATGCATCCGGCTTTCTCTATTCTGATCGGCGGTATTTTACCATTCGGTGCTGTCTTTATTgagctattctttattctcaCTTCCATCTGGCTGAACCAATTCTACTACATCTTCGGCTTCCTCTTCATCGTATTCATCATCCTACTCATAACTTGCGCGGAAATCGCAATAGTGCTTTGCTACTTCCAGCTGTGTAGTGAGGATTACCATTGGTGGTGGAGGGCGTACTTGACCGCTGGCTCTTCCGCTTTATATCTTTTTGCATATTCAGCATTCTATTTCTTCACCAAGTTGGATATCACGAAGTTTGTCTCAGGTATTCTATACTTTGGGTACATGTTGATCGTGTCTTATGCTTTCTTCGTACTCACTGGGACCATCGGCTTCTATGCCTGTTTCTGGTTCGTCCGAAAAATATATTCATCCGTGAAAATAGATTGATGAGACTGTAGCACAGAAGAGAGGATTATGTATGTTCTCTCACTAAGAATTCAGACACTAGGGACGGAGTCACACTTGAACAGTGATTCAGAGAATTGTGACAGGGATGAACCACTATTTTGAACTTGCAGATCAAAAACAGGGATGTTTAATTGTTTTGTTCAACCTCCAAATAATGTACTGCTTGTAATTTATCTCTCTTTCTTAATGATATTTGTACAACACTGAACAATGTTAGATTTATTTCCTTTTATAAGGGACTCAAAGATTATTAGACACTTTAAGTGATTGCACACACATTTGAAATTAAGGAATTTCTTCTACCGTTCATAGTTTTGATTGCATGTTACTAGCTTGATGTTTTCACATTGATTAGCTTGGTATCcttttttctatctttttcctttttgttttctgcAATAAGGCAGGTCGTATGTGAAGGGGTAAACACACATTATTCATAAGCATAAATTATAAAACTAGTCTCCGAACTTCGTAATTGCATGCATTCTGTTAGCTTAAAATTGTGGGTTCTTGGTTTGTTATCTTCCAATTGTTCTACAAAATGCACTATTGTGGGGGTTGGCTCTCCAAAATTCGTCTACTTTTATGATATTTACATGTCCTCTTTTTTTGTGATATTCTAATTACAGGACATTTACTTAATAAGGGTACACTTAATCCTAGTGCTTTTACTCTTTATTAGCGTCTTGGAAAATGCTGTAATCAAAACTTAAACATATAACCAGGAGTGTGCTAGATAGTAGTAACTCTCACATGATCAAAAATCATCCATACATGGTGGTTTCTTACATCTAAGTTAGTACAAAAGCAACATTACATACTCAGACCAGAATTCAGAAGAACAGGTGGACTACAAGTACTTCTTGAGCAATTAGAGGTGGTTGTTCATTAACATCTGACCGGTCATCCCACATGCCAGTGCTTCTTTCGGTATCTGCTTTACAAATTCGACACCTTCGGCGAACACTACACCCATACCCATATGCAGATGTGGCTCTATATGGCAGTGAAATGCCCAGACACCAGGATTATTCGCCACGAATCTGATAGCCGTCCATCCGTAGGGAAATACCACCACCGTGTTCCTCAGCGGCGGATTTTTCAAGTTAAACTTCGCCATATCTCTCTTTCCAAACCTTCCTTCTCCGTAGCCCAACACCCAGAAATCGTGCCCGTGCAGGTGCCACGGGTGTATCTCGCTGACGTTGTCGGCCAGTGCATTGGCATTCTGAAGAATCACGTCGACCGTGCTGTTGAGCTCGAGCTTGTACACACTGCTTCCCTGTGTCGTGTTCGGGTTTAGCGGAGGCCTCATCACATCATAGTCCCTCGCAAACTTCTCGGGCGGCTTGGTCATGTCGAATGCTCCTTTTAAACCATACCTCATCGATCCAAGATAGGGGGTTGGTGGTAGGACTAAGGAGATATTGTTGATTGACCACTTGATGCAGCCATTAATCTTGTTTTGAGTGTTCAGAAGGGCAATTTGCCTCTTACTGTTTACGGGAGGCTTCAGAGTGCCTTCTTTGGCTACGATTTTGTAGGTGAAGGATTTGCTGTGGGTGTAGTCATTCCATGCTGGTGTCGCGGGGGGTGCAGTTTTTGGTAAATTTGTTGCGGAATTGGGAAGGTAGTTCAAGAGGGCGAGAGCTCGCTGGGTCTTAGGGAGTCGACCCCTGACACCGACAGAAATCCAGTAGTTCAACGACGGGTTTTGGTTAGTAGTAATGAGGACAGAGTAGCTATCGCCCGAGTAGATGTCCATGTCATTTACCACGAATGGTTTTACGTAGTTTCCATCTGCTTCCACCACCGTCATCTTGTGATTCTGCAAAACGCACATCAAATTTTTGCTATTAGattgaaataaaagaataaaggtttcgtGCAACAAGTGTAAATCACTACACTTAGCATAGCAGAGTGAATAGGCTAAGTTACGAAAATCACTATTGCACTTTCCCTGCATGTTTCAATTATGAAAGTTAGTACAAGTCATAAAATTTCATCAGTTTCTTAGCATGTAGTGAGCTAGATTTCCATTTCATCCCAAATACTCAAACCAAACTAGGAAATTGAATGGCTAATTAAGTAAGCAGTTTCTGGAATAGCGCGTTTAGGTTGGATTAATATAACCTAATTTGGGATAACATCATATTCAGCAAGATTATCTGTGCTATTTAATTTGTATTCCGTATATGTATCTCTAAGATATAACTTTTCCGTGATCTTAATTAGTATTAGcctaaagaaaagaaagttgGGACCACCATTTCACATCTCCAAAGTTAATTTCAGCTTTTCGACTTCAGAAGCTATTTTAAGCTTCCAGGATATTGCTTTTCGAAGTAGAGAAACTATTTCGGTAATCATTGTACGACCAATCTTGGCGTCGGTGGATGCACTGTTGCTGCAACTTACTTTCGCCAGAAAAGGCGAAAAGATTCTACGATTCTGATTAAACAGCATGTGATGTGCCTCTTCTTTGTGGAGTGGAAACCTAAACAAATCAGTTCATCGCGTGTCGAATAAGCGATTTAGGTTGTTCTAGCTTGCCCTTTGCTCACCCCAATAGCCAAATTGAGGGAAGACAGAGAGGTGGTGCTCGCAATCCTAATCCTGTAGGTCTTATTTGGCTGCACTTGCAGCACTACCGGCTCGCACTGACTGCCCGTTATCTCGCACGTGCCGCTACCCCTGATAGTCTGTTCCGCTGTCGAACAATTGTACTGCCCTCTTCCATTGATCAGCAGTGTCTGCAACAAAGAATTTGTGCAGAATGAATCAATACACTCCAAAGGCGAAGCCAAGCCAATATACAATAATACTTAGGCAACAAACAAAGGTGAATTATGATCAATGATGTTGTTCTTAGACATTATTGACTCTTTTTTTGAAGTGTAATTAAACAAGGTTCATGCATGAGTGAATAGAAACAGAAAAGGTGGACTCAACTTTCccttgtccctttttttttttttttttttttcttagctaTATCATTCTTTTCCAGCTCCATTCAAGTAGGTGCTCATCATGGTTCTCTCTTAGTGCGTCGCAGCTACAACAGAGCTCCATTATTGGAAAGTTTGGCGAAACTTAGCAATGACTTAGCTTTCCAACTTTCCaattcaaattacaaaattatttaaaatcagCTGTGtcaatttcaaaaagaaaagatcacTGCTCTTTTGCTTAAACTGTGTGGGACAGTAAACTTAGTAGAGCGTTTGATAGACAGAAAAGTTAGCCGACAGCTTCGCTGCCACGGCATAAGAAAACCTACGTACACTCTTTCATCATACAGTACTAGTACTAAACCGTAGACGGGGGAAACGGCGGTGCCGGGGCCGTCTGATTCTCTCTTACCTGGGGCTCGCCGATCCAACGGAAGGGATTGGAGGAGAGGCCAGCCATCTGGGCGTAGACGTTCTGATGATACCAGTCGCTAAGCAGCAGGTTGAGCTCCCCCTCGTAGTGAAAGGGCTCCTCCTCGCCTTCTGCCACGTCCACAATCAGCGACCCATACAACCCTGCAGCTCTCTGCATCCCATAATGCCCGTGGTAGAAGTACGTACCCGCCtgcatgtaattttttttttttaccaaaataataatatcctATTAAGATTAAAATACGAATGTTTTCTTTTGGGACCTAAATATATACACTAATCCTCTGTAAGAAATATAGTGTAGAGTTATTATACTTGTGAAAATATAAAAGAGTCggtgttttcgatttttttattcttaaataaaaaattataggaatggaatgatagtgatctctctaagagaataaaaatattaatctatgtctctaaaaaaaaaaaaataataatctaagcactagaaaatgatcaaaagactgatcaaagattaaaaaatagaaattaagcaTCATATAAGTGGTGTGTTTGAAATTAAGCACTATAGCCATACTCATAAACACATATTGACCTCGTTATTCAAAAGATCCATTTTATAAAAGATAGCTCAGAACTATATTTAATAGATCTTTAGATTAacttcatataaaaaaaagagatgttTTTACCTaactttttttgtatttaatagtttaattcGACtaattgtaaaatattttgtcaaataaCATTATGTTCTGTTAGGTTACAAGATATATAGTTAGGTgactaaaaatactaaaaaatattgTCGAGTTTTAATTGATGAAGACGTATATAGTTAATTACTTAAATATAGTACGAAATCAgctaatacattttaaacttttaaaagttagatACCAGCCTCAAAATAGAGtagaattaattagaattttttggcaaagaaaaaaaattaagatgtgCACGTCGTAGCGCAACAGTTTAATTACTTATCCGTGTAAAATAAACTTGgtgatcaaaattaaaaatgagaTTCATGTTACCTTGTCAACTTGAAACCTGTAGACGAAGGTCTCGTCGGGGTTGATGGCGCATTGAGAGATCGAGGCAGTCCCATCGGCCCACGGCGTTCCGATCTGCAGCCACGAGCACCATGCATTAGTACAGTCGtgaatttaattactaataaagGACCTttcgactctgataccaactgatAATACGGATTGAAAATTCTGTAGCAAATGGTATTAATTACTACAGTACTTACTATATgtagttattatattattagctGCAGTATGTTCAGCCTGCGTCTAAACTTAATTATGATCATAAATTACCAttagcatattacatatatacttGACAAAGCTTCTTTAAGTTCTTTttgttgaaatatatatatatatatatatatatatatatatatatatatatatttcaaattaaatgttAGTCTAGGCtagttaattacatatataGGCAAATATTGAATCATTTTTATGTAATATGAGGTAAAATTTTACAGCATCGATTTTATCTTTAACGATAAGAACGTTGAGTTTTCCGTCCATTACATGCAGTGTTTGAATCTCCAAGCTACGTACCCATAGATATTTTCTGACGAGATTCAAAAACTATGCATCCGAGGAATTAATGAACCTACACTATTGAGAGAAGGGGAATTAATGCAGACAAATCCCGAAGTTGTGGAATAAAACTACACGCAAAAAGCCACTcactcttctctcttcctcatTGTTCATACTAAATAAAACCAagacaccaaaaaaaaatacaagaaaataaaaaaaagattaaataatataaatatatatatatatagtaataatagaaatatatatatataaaagatatatcTACTCATATATTATCCAGATAGTGAATATTGCTAATAATACTGCGAAAAACTTGTATACCAAAGTTTCGTAACTCCATGATTAGATCTTGTCTAAAATAACAGATAAACTCTAAGAAACGTGAATGATTGTAAAGAAATAAATTGAGATACATTAAAATAACAGATGATGTTACTATCTATAAGCCGAAAAACATTACATGGACACCAGAGATAGTTAATGGTATTAAATTACTAGAATTGACCACCGACATATTAATATAAAAGCCAGTCAAGCCGCCCAAGATACACCCTTCCTTCCAGCCAGCAAGTTGTTCCCAAGAAGCTCGCGACAACGGTATGCTTCGACGCCTTCAGCGCTCCGAAAGTGGCCTAATCCGGGAACCGCCCAGTGACGATACGATACCCCTCCTAATGCAGTCCGGGACCAAACACTA
This DNA window, taken from Ananas comosus cultivar F153 linkage group 5, ASM154086v1, whole genome shotgun sequence, encodes the following:
- the LOC109709852 gene encoding L-ascorbate oxidase-like, producing MSMMTMMTMMRNDLVVFICSAMVLLFVVAASSNSTMAKTRRSALFFKWEVSYVFWSPDCMEGLVIGINGRFPGPTIRAKAGDTIVVELKNTLPTEGVVIHWHGIRQIGTPWADGTASISQCAINPDETFVYRFQVDKAGTYFYHGHYGMQRAAGLYGSLIVDVAEGEEEPFHYEGELNLLLSDWYHQNVYAQMAGLSSNPFRWIGEPQTLLINGRGQYNCSTAEQTIRGSGTCEITGSQCEPVVLQVQPNKTYRIRIASTTSLSSLNLAIGNHKMTVVEADGNYVKPFVVNDMDIYSGDSYSVLITTNQNPSLNYWISVGVRGRLPKTQRALALLNYLPNSATNLPKTAPPATPAWNDYTHSKSFTYKIVAKEGTLKPPVNSKRQIALLNTQNKINGCIKWSINNISLVLPPTPYLGSMRYGLKGAFDMTKPPEKFARDYDVMRPPLNPNTTQGSSVYKLELNSTVDVILQNANALADNVSEIHPWHLHGHDFWVLGYGEGRFGKRDMAKFNLKNPPLRNTVVVFPYGWTAIRFVANNPGVWAFHCHIEPHLHMGMGVVFAEGVEFVKQIPKEALACGMTGQMLMNNHL
- the LOC109710623 gene encoding transmembrane 9 superfamily member 7-like yields the protein MGSSGEVAVAALLLLLLPWLLAMSPADGFYLPGVAPRDFQKDDELQVKVNKLSSTKTQLPYDYYFLDYCKPPNIVNSAENLGEVLRGDRIENSVYAFKMGRDESCKVACRTKLTQQAVKKFKEKIDDEYRVNMILDNLPVAVPRQRRDGSDALSYEHGFAVGYKDKDDKYYIDNHLSFKVMYHEDQETEDARIVGFEVIPSSVKHKYSEWDDKNPKLSTCNAQITPGGQTPQEVAADAYIVFTYDVSFQPSDIKWASRWDTYLLMNDEQIHWFSIINSLVIVLFLSGMVAMIMLRTLYRDIANYNQLDNQDEAQEETGWKLVHGDVFRPPIHSGLLCAYVGTGVQFFGMTLVTMIFALLGFLSPSNRGALMTALVLLWVFMGLFAGYSSSRLYKMFKGTEWKKITLKTAFMFPGIVFAIFFFLNALIWGEKSSGAVPFGTMFALVLLWFGISVPLVFLGSYLGFKKPAIEDPVKTNKIPRQIPEVGWYMHPAFSILIGGILPFGAVFIELFFILTSIWLNQFYYIFGFLFIVFIILLITCAEIAIVLCYFQLCSEDYHWWWRAYLTAGSSALYLFAYSAFYFFTKLDITKFVSGILYFGYMLIVSYAFFVLTGTIGFYACFWFVRKIYSSVKID